From Echeneis naucrates chromosome 7, fEcheNa1.1, whole genome shotgun sequence, one genomic window encodes:
- the LOC115046388 gene encoding proline-rich transmembrane protein 3 encodes MAPISFLFLGFFLSLLHCLDAQTTLGSSSALDLPSNASPLPTKQTVQFWPSLPPRGRSDVPVRATARDRLTNTNAVQQGQRMTRPTAQSAPSFISTVSMKNLSSRPVLTQPTASRPRTDTASLVFSRAFGKGEATTKGSLYTTLHLLTLSSAAVAEPAGGKAVTAGKTEEESVKESEDGYSQGLGSGSTPTAEEELPVPLPTFADEMAQYRPQAQTAISKPSDVKTPRTDSQTIEPQLFALTEASKISTTKQTERATPSPVVTQATARSVLTGELTVYTPPKERVPPKQDSAVMTTTTGSTDKQPQASELPLTNQTQKSSPSNTTTPRVTTASTTTQEAVKTSSKASNQPNNTAKEGRNTANTTAQTSKPGMSSFLTTRVVPVTQTRFSPTFQTGNRSILLGHPQQAPHSTSYPAPAPSVNPSPNGTLLYWGDLSRTLAFAWELHVYGSASLFLLLFAGAALGLTLSPGTNCPHRGALALANALLFLAGGLRAALFLIDPYGTRKLIPRPAVTAIYNLPLHLLVWTHAALALLALRVAGISVLPSNMERPPLVAVLAVLQCTLLLAADMLSPALSPVVPVTLQVLSLCWGLAICLGFLCYVFPRIRCPPIPQPGVPEESRRKAWAGSGRIGLILGRVLAVCAVIGALCCGLHVHATLWLYGLIGDWTRFNWGWWLVHFWARLLELAWGFSLLLLGSWAFWRPQSCQGTEEGGADRRAGGDLPSPGQSAGSIQRHTCWSKIVQSLRGRPCRKSESNGVGGGAGEVPNNWAGQERSGADISKSLIRNQNHEQPPAQLRCVKDSNRGRNHRGHSAERGILEGSTGSLLRLQTLGRPPQRSVSGSLDQERDTSLSLYEFDLRPPSPIDLTRSIDEALHREHLLGGGSLFHPLNQPSQSPSQGSGVSQGPWLRRNSDPQMLSESSEAPTESSMPLGGSILSSVPSRQVTAPPTPSHQGHRWAGSGMGSVPSSVSCPVSLRPSRTSTGHLGEDGVDDTRPFITPDSERVRGRAGRPVGSRSYLEVSRNDDSASVSSEIIDL; translated from the exons ATGGCTCCCATCTCCTTCCTTTTCTTGggcttcttcctctccctcctccattgTTTAGATGCACAGACCACCCTTGGCTCCTCCTCCGCCCTGGATCTGCCCAGTAATGCTTCACCTCTACCAACCAAGCAAACTGTTCAGTTCTGGCCCTCTTTACCTCCCAGAGGACGTAGTGATGTGCCTGTCAGAGCTACAGCCCGGGATCGGCtgacaaatacaaatgcagTGCAGCAGGGGCAAAGAATGACCCGTCCTACAGCACAGTCCGCTCCTTCTTTTATATCTACCGTCTCTATGAAGAACCTCAGCAGCAGGCCTGTTTTAACCCAGCCAACTGCCTCCAGGCCTCGGACTGACACAGCTAGTTTAGTTTTCAGCAGGGCTTTTGGAAAGGGAGAGGCTACTACAAAAGGCTCTCTCTACACCACTCTACATCTCCTGACTTtatcctctgctgctgttgctgagcCAGCAGGTGGCAAGGCAGTGACAGCAGGCAAAACAGAGGAGGAATCGGTCAAAGAGTCAGAGGACGGTTATTCACAGGGGTTAGGCTCAGGTAGTACTccaacagcagaggaggaattACCTGTTCCCCTACCAACATTTGCAGATGAAATGGCACAGTATCGGCCACAGGCACAGACAGCAATATCTAAACCTTCTGACGTGAAGACACCACGAACAGACAGTCAGACTATAGAGCCTCAATTGTTTGCTCTCACAGAAGCCAGTAAAAtctcaacaacaaaacagactgaGAGAGCCACACCATCCCCTGTGGTAACACAAGCAACAGCTCGGTCTGTATTAACAG GTGAACTGACGGTATATACCCCTCCAAAAGAAAGGGTTCCTCCAAAGCAAGACTCTGCCGTGATGACTACCACCACAGGTTCTACAGATAAACAGCCACAGGCTTCAGAACTTCCACTTACTAACCAGACCCAAAAAAGTTCACCTTCAAACACCACAACACCACGAGTGACAACCGCATCTACTACTACACAGGAGGCTGTTAAAACATCATCAAAAGCATCAAATCAGCCCAATAATACAGcaaaagaaggaaggaatacagccaacacaacagcacagacaTCAAAGCCAG gaATGTCTTCTTTTCTTACCACTCGGGTTGTTCCAGTCACCCAAACGAGGTTTAGCCCCACCTTCCAGACAGGCAACCGCTCCATTCTACTGGGACATCCTCAACAAGCTCCCCACTCAACATCTTATCCAGCTCCTGCACCCAGTGTCAATCCCTCCCCTAATGGCACTCTTCTCTACTGGGGTGACCTAAGCCGAACGCTGGCTTTTGCCTGGGAGCTGCATGTCTATGGCTCAGCaagtctcttcctcctcctgtttgcAGGAGCAGCCCTGGGCCTCACCTTGTCCCCTGGCACCAACTGTCCTCACCGGGGTGCGCTTGCGCTCGCCAATGCGCTCTTGTTTCTGGCTGGAGGCCTCAGGGCAGCTCTCTTTCTAATTGACCCCTACGGCACACGGAAATTGATTCCTCGCCCTGCAGTCACAGCCATCTACAACTTACCTCTACATCTCCTGGTGTGGACACATGCTGCCCTGGCATTGCTGGCTTTGAGGGTAGCAGGGATTAGTGTGTTGCCGTCAAATATGGAGCGCCCCCCTCTGGTGGCCGTGctggctgtgctgcagtgtacCCTGCTGCTGGCAGCTGATATGCTTTCTCCAGCCCTCTCCCCTGTAGTGCCTGTCACTCTTCAGGTCCTGTCCCTGTGCTGGGGGCTTGCTATCTGTCTTGGCTTCCTGTGTTACGTCTTTCCACGCATACGCTGTCCTCCCATTCCCCAGCCTGGAGTCCCTGAAGAGAGCAGAAGGAAGGCCTGGGCAGGAAGTGGAAGGATAGGTCTTATTCTGGGGAGAGTGCTGGCAGTGTGTGCAGTTATTGGGGCACTGTGCTGTGGGCTGCATGTTCACGCCACCTTGTGGCTCTATGGACTGATTGGAGACTGGACACGCTTCAACTGGGGATGGTGGCTTGTTCACTTCTGGGCTCGGCTGCTGGAGCTTGCCTGGGGATTTTCCCTCTTACTGCTGGGTTCGTGGGCTTTCTGGAGGCCTCAAAGTTGCCAGGGAACAGAGGAGGGCGGAGCTGATCGTAGAGCAGGAGGAGACCTGCCATCACCTGGCCAATCTGCTGGGTCCATTCAAAGACACACCTGCTGGTCCAAGATAGTCCAGAGCTTGAGAGGGAGGCCTTGCAGAAAGTCTGAAAGTAACGGggtgggaggaggagcaggggaggTGCCTAACAATTGGGCTGGCCAGGAACGTTCTGGAGCTGACATCAGTAAAAGTCTGATCAGGAACCAAAACCATGAGCAGCCCCCCGCTCAGCTACGCTGCGTTAAAGACAGCAATAGGGGACGCAACCATAGAGGCCACTCTGCCGAAAGAGGCATATTGGAAGGCTCCACAGGCTCCCTGCTTCGACTGCAGACGCTAGGCCGGCCTCCACAGCGCTCAGTGAGTGGCAGCCTGGATCAGGAGAGGGACACTTCCCTCTCTCTATATGAGTTTGATCTTCGGCCCCCTTCTCCGATTGACCTAACCCGCAGCATTGATGAAGCCCTGCACAGGGAACACCTACTCGGTGGAGGCAGCCTGTTTCATCCTTTGAACCAACCCTCACAGTCCCCCTCCCAGGGCTCAGGGGTCAGTCAGGGACCCTGGCTCCGAAGGAACAGTGATCCTCAAATGCTTTCTGAAAGTAGTGAGGCCCCAACAGAGTCGTCCATGCCTCTGGGGGGCAGCATACTCAGCAGTGTGCCCAGCAGACAGGTAACTGCTCCCCCCACACCATCTCATCAGGGTCACAGGTGGGCTGGGAGCGGGATGGGTAGTGTTCCTTCATCAGTGTCCTGCCCCGTGTCACTTCGTCCCTCTAGAACATCAACAGGACATTTGGGGGAGGATGGAGTGGACGACACACGGCCCTTCATCACACCAGACTCAGAGAGGGTGCGGGGAAGGGCCGGGAGGCCAGTGGGGTCACGAAGCTACCTGGAGGTCAGCCGAAATGATGACTCTGCCAGTGTCAGCAGTGAAATTATTGACCTATGA
- the ogg1 gene encoding N-glycosylase/DNA lyase isoform X1, with translation MAKHAVLSSDTHLWRSMTCPKSELRLDLTLACGQSFRWRETAEHHWTGVMGGRVWTLTQTDDTLWYHVYTTEGRQTCGSRKRTAAVSLQEEKSPTKKVKAEVEMEEEPVAVTSAQGHEEEEEMLRDYFQLGVNMGDLRRQWGSADTHFKQIADIFTGVRMLRQDPTECLFSIICTTNNQISRVQDMVESLCQALGAPLCHLEQTPYHDFPSLTALADSNVEACLRGRSFGYRARYLQKSAKQILETHGPQWLEDLRHVPYLEAHDALRTLPGVGSKVADCVCLMSLDKTDAVPIDTHMWQIAKRDYKYPDNGQKSITDKLYRHIGDFFRNKWGPYAGWAQSVLFCADLKKFKKLKEAPHPLQLKKDKDAFKEEKSTPGNKTKIKVEKNGSVKHTKTKSDCSKTATMPVKNEKLNLVRRAS, from the exons ATGGCCAAACACGCGGTGCTGTCATCGGACACTCACCTATGGAGATCTATGACTTGTCCAAAGTCAGAGCTGCGTCTGGACCTCACTCTCGCCTGTGGACAGTCTTTCCG CTGGAGAGAAACCGCAGAGCACCATTGGACCGGAGTGATGGGGGGACGAGTGTGGACCCTGACCCAGACAGATGACACACTGTGGTACCATGTCTATACAACTGAAGGCAGGCAGACGTGtgggagcaggaagaggacagctgctgtttctctccaGGAGGAAAAATCGCCAACGAAGAAAGTCAAAGCTGAAGTGGAGATGGAAGAGGAGCCGGTGGCTGTGACTTCAGCGCAGGGCCacgaggaggaagaagagatgCTGAGAGATTACTTCCAGTTGGGTGTGAATATGGGAGACCTGCGCAGACAATGGGGATCAGCTGACACCCACTTCAAACAAATTGCAGACATCTTCACGG GTGTCCGAATGCTGCGTCAGGATCCTACTGAATGCTTGTTTTCCATCATTTGCACCACCAACAACCAGATCTCTCGTGTCCAGGACATGGTGGAGAGCCTTTGTCAGGCTCTGGGTGCCCCACTGTGCCACCTGGAGCAAACGCCCTACCATGACTTTCCTTCCCTGACTGCACTTGCAG ACAGCAACGTAGAAGCGTGTCTCAGGGGTCGCAGTTTTGGATACAGAGCTAGATACCTGCAAAAGAGTGCAAAACAGATTCTGGAAACTCATGGGCCCCAGTGGCTTGAAGATCTACGCCATGTCCCATACCTGGAGGCCCATGATGCTCTACGTACTCTCCCTGGCGTGGGTTCAAAG GTAGCAGACTGTGTATGTCTGATGTCCCTGGATAAGACAGACGCTGTGCCTATTGACACACACATGTGGCAGATTGCCAAGCGTGACTACAAATATCCTGACAACGGACAGAAGAGCATCACAGATAAACTTTACAGACATATTG GTGATTTTTTCAGAAATAAGTGGGGTCCTTATGCTGGTTGGGCACAGTCG GTGTTGTTCTGTGCCGACCTCAAGAAGTTCAAAAAGCTGAAAGAAGCACCGCACCCTTTGCAGCTCAAGAAAGACAAAGATGcattcaaagaagaaaaatcgACACCaggcaataaaacaaaaattaaggTGGAGAAAAATGGAAGTGTGAAGCACACAAAAACGAAGTCAGACTGCAGCAAGACAGCAACAATGCCTGTCAAAAATGAGAAG CTTAACCTAGTCAGAAGAGCAAGCTGA
- the ogg1 gene encoding N-glycosylase/DNA lyase isoform X2, whose translation MAKHAVLSSDTHLWRSMTCPKSELRLDLTLACGQSFRWRETAEHHWTGVMGGRVWTLTQTDDTLWYHVYTTEGRQTCGSRKRTAAVSLQEEKSPTKKVKAEVEMEEEPVAVTSAQGHEEEEEMLRDYFQLGVNMGDLRRQWGSADTHFKQIADIFTGVRMLRQDPTECLFSIICTTNNQISRVQDMVESLCQALGAPLCHLEQTPYHDFPSLTALADSNVEACLRGRSFGYRARYLQKSAKQILETHGPQWLEDLRHVPYLEAHDALRTLPGVGSKVADCVCLMSLDKTDAVPIDTHMWQIAKRDYKYPDNGQKSITDKLYRHIGDFFRNKWGPYAGWAQSVLFCADLKKFKKLKEAPHPLQLKKDKDAFKEEKSTPGNKTKIKVEKNGSVKHTKTKSDCSKTATMPVKNEKVG comes from the exons ATGGCCAAACACGCGGTGCTGTCATCGGACACTCACCTATGGAGATCTATGACTTGTCCAAAGTCAGAGCTGCGTCTGGACCTCACTCTCGCCTGTGGACAGTCTTTCCG CTGGAGAGAAACCGCAGAGCACCATTGGACCGGAGTGATGGGGGGACGAGTGTGGACCCTGACCCAGACAGATGACACACTGTGGTACCATGTCTATACAACTGAAGGCAGGCAGACGTGtgggagcaggaagaggacagctgctgtttctctccaGGAGGAAAAATCGCCAACGAAGAAAGTCAAAGCTGAAGTGGAGATGGAAGAGGAGCCGGTGGCTGTGACTTCAGCGCAGGGCCacgaggaggaagaagagatgCTGAGAGATTACTTCCAGTTGGGTGTGAATATGGGAGACCTGCGCAGACAATGGGGATCAGCTGACACCCACTTCAAACAAATTGCAGACATCTTCACGG GTGTCCGAATGCTGCGTCAGGATCCTACTGAATGCTTGTTTTCCATCATTTGCACCACCAACAACCAGATCTCTCGTGTCCAGGACATGGTGGAGAGCCTTTGTCAGGCTCTGGGTGCCCCACTGTGCCACCTGGAGCAAACGCCCTACCATGACTTTCCTTCCCTGACTGCACTTGCAG ACAGCAACGTAGAAGCGTGTCTCAGGGGTCGCAGTTTTGGATACAGAGCTAGATACCTGCAAAAGAGTGCAAAACAGATTCTGGAAACTCATGGGCCCCAGTGGCTTGAAGATCTACGCCATGTCCCATACCTGGAGGCCCATGATGCTCTACGTACTCTCCCTGGCGTGGGTTCAAAG GTAGCAGACTGTGTATGTCTGATGTCCCTGGATAAGACAGACGCTGTGCCTATTGACACACACATGTGGCAGATTGCCAAGCGTGACTACAAATATCCTGACAACGGACAGAAGAGCATCACAGATAAACTTTACAGACATATTG GTGATTTTTTCAGAAATAAGTGGGGTCCTTATGCTGGTTGGGCACAGTCG GTGTTGTTCTGTGCCGACCTCAAGAAGTTCAAAAAGCTGAAAGAAGCACCGCACCCTTTGCAGCTCAAGAAAGACAAAGATGcattcaaagaagaaaaatcgACACCaggcaataaaacaaaaattaaggTGGAGAAAAATGGAAGTGTGAAGCACACAAAAACGAAGTCAGACTGCAGCAAGACAGCAACAATGCCTGTCAAAAATGAGAAGGTGGGGTGA
- the qars1 gene encoding glutamine--tRNA ligase encodes MADTLTLFTSIGLSEQKAKETLKNEALSCALKDAVTRAQHIHGPSGVDKAMGTLLYSMASRLKDTKRLAFLSESIALRKICTELQLAAALDFVKGHPQDPINQKEFEEACGVGVVITPEQIEDAVESVIKKHKEQLLKERYHFNMGLLMGEARSALKWADGKVIKNEVDMQVLHLLGPKTEADLEKKLKPQKVKDVKNQVQVKKEEVAVNGEVITGEGKSLMEQLRGEALKFHKAGENYKTEGYVVTPNTMALIKKHLEISGGQIRTRFPPEPNGILHIGHAKAINFNFGYAKANNGICFLRYDDTNPEKEEEKYFTAIKDMVEWLGYKPYAITHASDNFQQLYELAVELIRKGHAYVCHQKGEELKGHNVPSSPWRDRPIEESLVLFERMKKGVFAEGEATLRMKMVMEDGKMDPVAYRIKYTAHHRTGDEWCIYPTYDYTHCLCDSIENITHSLCTKEFQARRSSYYWLCNALDVYCPVQWEYGRLNLTYTVVSKRKIIKLVETGVVRDWDDPRLFTLTALRRRGFPPEAINNFCARVGVTVSQTTTEPHLLESCVREVLNDAAPRAMAVLEPLKVTITNLPEKSWLNVSVPDFPANEAKGSHTVPFTRTIFIEQSDFREVMEKGYKRLTPEQPVGLRHAGYVISVQKVIKDAQGKVVELEVNCCSSDTAEKPKAFIHWVSEPLVCEVRLYDRLFLHKHPEDPSEVPNGFLSDINPNSLQVISSALVDTSVKGAKVFDKFQFERVGYFSLDPDSTTDKLVFNRTLTLKEDPGKI; translated from the exons ATGGCGGATACGTTGACACTTTTCACTTCCATCGGACTCAGTGagcagaaagcaaaagaaacgCTGAAGAACGAAGCGCTGAGTTGTGCCCTGAAGGACGCCGTTACTCGG GCTCAGCATATCCATGGGCCCTCAGGAGTGGACAAAGCCATGGGTACACTGTTGTACAGTATGGCATCTCGCCTTAAAGACACAAAACGTCTGGCATTCCTTTCAGAAAGCATAGCTCTGCGCAAAATTTGCACAGAGCTACAGCTGGCAG cTGCACTAGACTTTGTGAAGGGCCATCCTCAGGACCCGATCAACCAGAAGGAATTTGAGGAAGCATGTGGAGTGGGAGTGGTCATAACACCGGAGCAGATTGAAGATGCC GTGGAGAGTGTGATCAAAAAGCACAAGGAACAGCTGTTAAAGGAAAGGTACCACTTCAACATGGGACTGCTCATGG GGGAAGCACGTTCTGCTCTAAAATGGGCTGACGGGAAGGTCATCAAAAACGAGGTGGACATGCAG GTCCTGCACCTTTTAGGACCCAAGACAGAAGCTGACCTGGAGAAGAAGCTGAAG CCCCAGAAAGTGAAAGATGTAAAGAATCAGGTGCAGGTGAAGAAAGAGGAGGTGGCAGTGAATG GTGAGGTGATCACTGGAGAGGGAAAGTCACTAATGGAACAGCTCAGAGGAGAGGCGCTGAAGTTCCATAAAGCAG GGGAGAACTATAAAACTGAGGGCTACGTGGTTACACCAAACACAATGGCCCTGATTAAAAAGCACCTGGAGATCTCTGGTGGACAG ATACGTACCCGTTTTCCTCCTGAACCAAATGGTATCCTCCACATCGGACATGCCAAAGCTATCAACTTCAACTTTGGCTACGCAAAG GCAAACAATGGAATTTGTTTCCTGAGGTATGATGACACAAAtccagagaaggaggaagaaaaatacTTCACTGCCATTAAGGACATGGTTGAATGGCTTG GGTATAAACCTTATGCCATCACACACGCATCGGATAACTTTCAGCAACTTTATGAGCTTGCTGTGGAGCTTATTCGCAA GGGTCATGCGTATGTGTGCCATCAGAAGGGGGAGGAACTCAAGGGCCATAATGTCCCTTCATCTCCATGGAGAGACAGGCCCATTGAAGAgtctttagttttgtttgagaggatgaagaagggAGTGTTTGCAGAGGGAGAGGCCACACTCAGGATGAAGATGGTAATGGAGGATGGGAAAATGGACCCCGTGGCGTACAGAATCAAGTACACGGCACACCATCGAACAGGAGATGAATG GTGCATTTATCCAACTTATGACTACACCCACTGCTTGTGTGACTCTATTGAAAacatcacacactcactgtgTACCAAAGAGTTTCAGGCCAG GCGTTCATCATATTACTGGCTTTGTAACGCTCTGGATGTGTACTGCCCTGTTCAGTGGGAATACGGGCGCTTGAACCTCACCTACACTGTTGTGTCCAAGAGGAAAATCATTAAACTGGTAGAGACTGGTGTTGTCAG agaCTGGGATGATCCTCGTCTCTTCACTTTGACCGCACTGAGAAGAAGAGGTTTCCCACCAGAGGCAATTAACAACTTCTGTGCGAGG GTGGGAGTTACAGTTTCCCAGACAACAACAGAGCCCCACCTATTGGAGTCGTGTGTTCGAGAGGTGCTTAATGATGCAGCACCCAGAGCCATGGCTGTACTGGAACCTCTCAAAGTCACCATAACTAACCTTCCTGAGAAATCTTGG ttAAATGTGTCTGTACCAGACTTTCCTGCCAACGAGGCCAAGGGTAGCCACACAGTTCCCTTTACTCGCACCATCTTCATTGAACAGAGCGACTTCAGAGAG gtGATGGAGAAGGGTTACAAGCGTCTCACCCCAGAACAGCCTGTAGGACTAAGGCATGCTGGGTATGTGATCTCTGTGCAGAAGGTCATTAAG GATGCTCAGGGTAAAGTGGTTGAGCTGGAGGTGAATTGCTGCAGTTCAGACACTGCAGAGAAACCGAAGGCCTTCATCCACTGGGTCAGCGAGCCGCTGGTGTGTGAAGTTCGTCTCTATGATAGACT ATTCTTGCACAAACATCCAGAGGATCCATCTGAAGTACCTAACGGCTTCCTGAGTGACATTAACCCT AATTCCCTGCAGGTGATCAGCAGTGCCTTAGTGGATACCTCAGTCAAGGGAGCAAAGGTCTTTGATAAATTCCAGTTTGAAAGAGTTGGCTATTTCTCCTTGGACCCTGACAGCACCACAGACAAA CTTGTGTTCAACagaacactcacactcaaagaAGACCCTGGGAAGATCTAA